A stretch of Primulina tabacum isolate GXHZ01 chromosome 13, ASM2559414v2, whole genome shotgun sequence DNA encodes these proteins:
- the LOC142522449 gene encoding uncharacterized protein LOC142522449: protein MNTDITASVKPEYPVIDRNPPFTKTVANFNTLDYLRLSTITGFSVVVGYLSGIKPGIKGPSMVTGGMIGLLGGFMYAYQNSAGRLMGFFPNDGEVAKYKK, encoded by the exons ATGAACACCGATATAACTGCGTCGGTGAAGCCCGAATACCCGGTGATTGATCGGAATCCTCCATTCACGAAGACTGTCGCCAACTTCAATACCCTCGATTACCTCCGCCTCTCCACCATCACTGGCTTCTCCGTCGTTGTGGGCTACCTCTCCG GGATTAAACCCGGAATTAAGGGACCATCGATGGTGACGGGAGGTATGATTGGGTTGTTGGGAGGTTTTATGTACGCTTACCAGAACTCTGCCGGCAGGCTCATGGGTTTTTTCCCCAACGACGGCGAGGTTGCCAAGTACAAGAAGTAA